A single region of the Anaerolineales bacterium genome encodes:
- a CDS encoding protein kinase: MSDLSGKTLGPYTLEKPLGKGGMAAVYQAVQSSVGRKVAIKVMARDIASDPGFVERFEREAKIIAGLEHPHILPVIDYGSDNGIPYIVMRYIEGGSLDDKLRKGGMALRQVATYITQIGSALDYAHRHGVVHRDLKPNNVLLDKDDNCYLTDFGIARIEGSERKLTATGTVMGTPAYMSPEQAMGRAVDARSDIYTLGVMLYEFVCGKLPFSADTPAGLIFQHVYELPPPPHTIRSDLPAGVSEVIERALQKSPDMRYGSASEFAHAFEDAVRGTQGNFSPQMGNQATLVPTPSGTSAAPRPITPPGTYQQGGGGNVPDNATMRPNTPANSAPATAPRYGNEDYGGNYGGGMPAGTMAGGAIGETPKPKSSPVLLIGVIAALVLGGGALGLAALSSNNANQDNLNKTGTAVMMILSATAPVTATPTITPSPEPTETPNATQTLIAGRLATLDAQETAVMINATATERAAAAATSTSLAEQIATVRAFSANQTAVAEAANATGTAAVLNATATGIIRDATNTAIALIPTFDPIPTLTAAAATMNALNPSKTPAPLVVTATPRIVTATAVAFTGADPLLLSEDAGIVVNALISRGVIPSSKTAVRVPIPTTKILTGSTTAEKTFYFDLLSRALFYDFALSVDVAVNSSTESTGATSCGMLLNGANDVVLENETIDTIDFLVYHLYRSGTYRLDARANNTWSSRAIMSESSSEVSRLDGGINRVTLVVVGTNAKFFINGNLVSEKTLNEGDAVYNGGYLGYFMIRGVQGSGEKCTFSNLSLWRLS, from the coding sequence ATGTCTGATCTTTCCGGCAAGACGCTTGGTCCCTATACGCTTGAGAAGCCGCTTGGCAAGGGCGGCATGGCCGCGGTTTACCAAGCGGTGCAAAGCAGCGTTGGGCGCAAAGTGGCAATCAAAGTCATGGCGCGGGACATCGCCAGCGATCCCGGCTTTGTCGAACGCTTTGAACGCGAAGCGAAGATCATCGCCGGGCTTGAACACCCGCACATCCTACCGGTCATTGACTACGGCAGCGACAATGGCATTCCCTATATTGTCATGCGCTATATCGAAGGCGGATCGCTGGATGATAAACTGCGGAAGGGGGGCATGGCGCTGCGCCAAGTTGCCACCTATATCACGCAGATTGGGTCTGCCCTCGATTATGCCCACCGGCACGGCGTTGTTCACCGCGATTTGAAGCCAAACAACGTCTTGCTGGATAAAGACGATAACTGCTACCTGACCGATTTCGGCATTGCCCGCATTGAGGGCAGCGAGCGAAAACTGACGGCGACGGGGACGGTCATGGGGACGCCTGCCTATATGTCGCCCGAACAGGCGATGGGGCGGGCGGTGGATGCCCGTTCAGATATTTACACATTGGGCGTCATGCTCTACGAATTTGTCTGCGGCAAACTCCCCTTCAGCGCCGATACGCCCGCGGGCTTGATCTTCCAACACGTCTACGAACTTCCGCCCCCGCCGCACACCATCCGCTCAGATTTACCCGCTGGCGTTTCGGAAGTGATCGAACGGGCGCTGCAAAAAAGCCCCGATATGCGCTATGGATCGGCGTCTGAGTTTGCCCACGCCTTTGAGGACGCCGTGCGCGGCACACAGGGGAACTTTTCCCCCCAGATGGGCAATCAGGCAACCCTTGTCCCCACCCCCTCTGGCACATCCGCCGCGCCGCGCCCGATAACCCCCCCCGGCACCTATCAGCAGGGGGGGGGCGGGAATGTCCCCGACAACGCCACGATGCGCCCCAACACCCCCGCTAATTCTGCACCCGCCACCGCGCCGCGCTATGGCAACGAGGATTACGGCGGCAATTATGGCGGCGGAATGCCCGCTGGCACAATGGCGGGCGGCGCGATAGGCGAGACACCCAAGCCCAAATCCTCTCCGGTGCTGCTCATCGGGGTGATTGCCGCCCTTGTCTTGGGCGGTGGCGCGTTGGGGTTGGCGGCGCTGAGCAGCAACAATGCCAATCAAGATAACCTGAACAAGACGGGGACGGCGGTCATGATGATCCTCTCCGCCACCGCCCCCGTGACGGCGACGCCGACGATCACCCCCTCGCCAGAGCCGACGGAAACCCCCAACGCCACCCAAACGCTGATTGCTGGGCGGTTGGCGACGCTCGATGCGCAGGAAACAGCGGTTATGATCAATGCCACTGCCACCGAACGCGCCGCTGCTGCGGCGACCAGCACCTCGCTTGCCGAACAAATTGCGACGGTGCGTGCCTTCAGCGCCAACCAAACGGCAGTTGCCGAAGCAGCCAATGCCACAGGGACGGCGGCTGTTCTTAACGCGACGGCAACGGGGATTATCCGCGATGCGACGAATACCGCCATCGCCTTAATTCCCACCTTTGATCCGATTCCCACCCTGACCGCAGCGGCGGCGACGATGAACGCCCTGAACCCCTCCAAAACGCCGGCGCCACTCGTCGTCACGGCGACCCCCCGTATTGTCACGGCGACAGCGGTTGCCTTTACCGGCGCTGACCCCCTCTTGCTCTCTGAAGACGCGGGGATCGTTGTCAATGCCCTGATCAGCCGAGGGGTGATTCCGTCCAGTAAAACGGCTGTGCGCGTGCCGATCCCCACCACAAAAATCCTGACGGGCAGCACGACGGCGGAAAAAACCTTCTATTTCGACCTGCTCAGCCGCGCCCTGTTCTACGATTTCGCCCTCTCGGTGGATGTGGCGGTGAACAGCAGCACGGAAAGCACCGGCGCCACCTCCTGCGGGATGCTCCTGAACGGCGCAAACGACGTGGTGCTGGAAAATGAGACCATTGATACGATTGATTTTCTCGTCTACCACCTCTACCGCAGCGGGACGTATCGTCTTGACGCCCGCGCCAATAACACGTGGAGCAGCCGCGCCATTATGAGCGAAAGTTCCTCGGAAGTCAGCCGCTTGGACGGCGGTATCAACCGTGTGACGCTGGTGGTGGTGGGGACGAACGCCAAGTTCTTCATCAATGGCAATCTTGTTTCGGAAAAGACCCTGAACGAAGGGGATGCCGTCTACAACGGCGGCTATCTCGGCTACTTCATGATTCGCGGGGTGCAGGGCAGCGGCGAGAAAT
- a CDS encoding ribonuclease J — MSTKTAKTPKTLPPLQVIPIGGLGEVGKNMTAFIYGKDMIIVDAGLMFPENDMPGIDYIIPDFRFLQQQTDLKVHGIVITHGHEDHTGAIGHVAAAFPAPIYATPLTCGLLEVKLKHAKMLDPKRLIRFEAGDVIKLGPFSVETFHVCHSIPDCVGLGIDTPVGLVVHSGDFKFDHTPVDKKPTDFAKLAEFSQRGVLALFSDSTNAERPGWTPSESVIDAAFDRVFKDAKGRILVATFASLISRVQQVAWAAGRFGRKLAFAGASMAENVRMARQMGYLDLSPDMIIPLDEAKTLPPERVVLMVTGTQGEPSSVLSRLANGRHPQLAIEPTDTVVLSSHPIPGNEELVARTINRLIQRGARVVYDPIEQVHVSGHASQEEQKLLINLVRPKFFVPVHGELRQLMQHARLAEQVGVPHDHIVVVENGTMISFSAQGEMTVGERVPGGYVFVDGATVGDVGPTVMRDREILSRDGVVVVNALYDRARKQFREEPEIISRGFVFSPDGEHEILENARQRVREVVAQSRNGNTENIVQDALSKLFFGETGRRPLVFVFVNEV, encoded by the coding sequence ATGAGTACCAAAACAGCGAAAACCCCCAAGACGCTTCCGCCCCTCCAAGTGATCCCCATTGGCGGGCTTGGCGAGGTCGGCAAGAATATGACCGCCTTCATCTACGGCAAGGATATGATCATTGTCGATGCCGGCTTGATGTTCCCTGAAAACGATATGCCCGGCATTGATTACATCATCCCCGATTTTCGCTTTCTGCAACAGCAGACCGATCTCAAAGTGCATGGCATTGTGATCACGCACGGGCATGAAGATCACACCGGCGCCATTGGGCATGTGGCAGCGGCGTTCCCCGCCCCCATTTACGCCACCCCGCTGACCTGCGGCTTGCTGGAAGTGAAGCTAAAACACGCCAAGATGCTCGATCCCAAGCGGCTGATCCGCTTTGAGGCGGGCGATGTGATCAAGCTGGGACCGTTCAGCGTGGAGACCTTCCACGTCTGCCACAGCATCCCCGATTGTGTGGGGTTGGGCATTGATACACCGGTGGGCTTGGTCGTTCATTCTGGCGATTTCAAATTTGACCACACCCCCGTAGACAAAAAGCCGACGGATTTTGCCAAACTGGCAGAATTTTCTCAGCGCGGCGTCCTCGCCTTGTTCAGCGACAGCACGAACGCCGAACGCCCGGGTTGGACACCCTCGGAGAGCGTCATTGATGCCGCCTTTGATCGCGTCTTTAAGGATGCCAAAGGGCGTATCCTCGTCGCCACCTTCGCCTCGCTCATCTCACGGGTGCAGCAGGTGGCATGGGCGGCGGGGCGCTTCGGGCGAAAGCTCGCCTTTGCTGGCGCGTCTATGGCGGAAAACGTCCGTATGGCGCGGCAGATGGGCTACCTTGACCTATCCCCCGATATGATCATCCCGCTTGACGAGGCAAAGACTCTCCCTCCAGAGCGCGTCGTCCTCATGGTGACGGGAACGCAGGGTGAGCCGTCCTCCGTGTTGAGCCGCCTTGCCAATGGACGCCACCCGCAGCTTGCCATTGAGCCAACGGATACGGTGGTGTTGTCCTCCCACCCGATTCCGGGCAACGAAGAACTCGTCGCCCGCACAATCAACCGCCTGATCCAGCGCGGCGCACGGGTCGTCTACGATCCGATTGAACAAGTCCATGTCTCTGGTCACGCCAGCCAAGAGGAACAAAAGCTGCTGATCAACCTCGTCCGCCCAAAGTTTTTCGTCCCCGTTCATGGCGAACTGCGCCAACTGATGCAGCACGCTCGCCTTGCCGAACAAGTGGGAGTCCCGCACGATCATATCGTTGTCGTTGAAAATGGAACGATGATTAGTTTTTCGGCGCAGGGTGAAATGACCGTCGGTGAGCGCGTGCCGGGCGGCTATGTCTTTGTCGATGGGGCAACCGTAGGCGATGTGGGTCCCACCGTCATGCGGGATCGGGAGATACTCTCCCGCGATGGCGTCGTTGTGGTGAACGCCCTCTATGACCGGGCGCGAAAGCAGTTCCGCGAAGAGCCGGAGATCATCTCGCGGGGGTTTGTCTTTAGCCCCGATGGAGAGCATGAAATCTTGGAAAACGCCCGCCAGCGCGTGCGCGAGGTGGTTGCCCAAAGCCGCAACGGGAACACTGAAAACATTGTCCAAGACGCGCTGAGCAAGCTGTTCTTTGGCGAGACCGGGCGTCGCCCACTCGTTTTTGTTTTTGTGAACGAGGTTTAA